A portion of the Deinococcus peraridilitoris DSM 19664 genome contains these proteins:
- a CDS encoding S10 family peptidase — translation MPADDQAPQETKPTPAPTDRVTETRHTVRIGDQDVAYTVKTGTLVLKEERHDPEGKHEGEKAHAEVFFIAYLKDVHDASERHPITFSFNGGPGSSSVWLHLGVLGPRRIDMGDAGELKPPPYGMVDNEFSLLDETDLVFIDPVSTGFSRAVSGEKTKDFLGFKKDIESVGDFIRLFVTREQRWLAPKFLIGESYGTTRAAGLSGYLQERHGLFLNGVMLVSSILDFQTVRDAPGNDLPPILHLPTYTATAWYHGKLEGGQSRPLAEWLHEAEAFASGPYLHALFVGDQLGQDEYSEIKRQLARLTGLSEQFVERSRLRISLGRFCKELLREQGHTVGRLDSRFTGIDRDSGGEGPEYDPSYSAIQGPYSAALNHYVRAELGYTSDLPYEILSFPTNTSWSYKEFEGRYVNVSETLRKAMTLNPALKVLVASGYYDFATPYYATEHTLSHLGLDASLQGNLVKTYYEAGHMMYVHPASLERLKRDLASFVRAAWQ, via the coding sequence ATGCCCGCAGACGATCAAGCGCCTCAAGAAACCAAGCCGACGCCTGCCCCTACCGACCGCGTCACCGAAACAAGGCACACGGTGCGCATTGGCGATCAGGACGTGGCGTATACCGTCAAAACCGGAACGCTGGTGCTGAAAGAAGAGCGCCACGACCCGGAAGGCAAGCACGAAGGCGAAAAGGCGCATGCAGAGGTGTTCTTCATCGCCTATCTAAAAGACGTACATGACGCTTCCGAGCGGCACCCCATCACCTTCTCCTTCAACGGCGGGCCGGGCTCCAGCAGCGTCTGGCTGCACCTCGGGGTGCTGGGGCCGCGCCGGATCGACATGGGCGACGCGGGTGAGCTCAAACCACCACCCTACGGGATGGTGGACAACGAATTCTCGCTGCTGGACGAAACCGATCTGGTGTTCATCGATCCGGTCAGCACCGGCTTCAGCCGCGCCGTTTCCGGCGAGAAAACCAAGGATTTCCTGGGGTTCAAGAAGGACATCGAGTCGGTGGGTGACTTCATCCGCCTGTTCGTGACGCGCGAGCAGCGCTGGCTTGCGCCCAAGTTTCTGATCGGCGAAAGCTATGGCACCACCCGCGCAGCCGGGCTGAGCGGCTACCTGCAAGAGCGGCATGGCCTCTTTCTGAACGGCGTGATGCTGGTGTCGAGCATTCTGGACTTCCAGACCGTGCGTGACGCACCCGGCAATGACCTGCCGCCGATCCTGCATCTGCCCACCTACACGGCCACCGCCTGGTATCACGGCAAGCTCGAAGGCGGCCAGTCCCGCCCGCTCGCCGAGTGGCTGCATGAAGCGGAAGCCTTCGCTTCGGGCCCGTACCTGCACGCCCTGTTCGTGGGCGATCAGCTCGGCCAGGACGAGTACTCGGAGATCAAGCGACAACTCGCTCGCCTGACCGGCCTGAGCGAGCAGTTCGTGGAACGCAGCCGCCTGCGAATCAGCCTGGGGCGATTTTGCAAGGAACTGCTGCGTGAGCAGGGGCACACCGTGGGGCGTCTGGACAGCCGCTTTACCGGCATCGACCGCGACTCGGGCGGCGAGGGTCCCGAGTACGACCCGAGCTACAGCGCCATTCAGGGTCCTTACAGCGCCGCACTCAATCACTACGTGCGCGCAGAGCTGGGCTACACGAGCGATCTGCCGTACGAAATTCTGAGCTTTCCCACCAACACCTCGTGGAGCTACAAGGAATTCGAGGGCCGTTACGTCAACGTCAGCGAAACCTTACGCAAGGCCATGACCCTCAATCCTGCCCTCAAAGTGCTGGTGGCCAGCGGCTATTACGATTTCGCAACGCCGTACTACGCCACCGAACACACCCTGTCGCACCTGGGCCTCGATGCATCCCTGCAGGGCAACCTCGTCAAGACTTACTACGAAGCGGGGCACATGATGTACGTGCATCCCGCGAGTTTGGAGCGACTCAAACGCGATCTGGCGTCGTTCGTGCGCGCGGCCTGGCAGTGA
- a CDS encoding gamma carbonic anhydrase family protein has product MADTAFVAPGAVLVGQVRVAQRASVWFGAVLRGDIEAISIGAGSNVQDGAVLHTDAGYPCVLEENVTVGHRAIVHGAHLARGSLVGMNATMLTGSSLGEGAVLGAGALLAGGQHVPPGMLALGVPAKVVRPVEQTGNAERYAQLAQRYRRELQPVPDVSTQEMEMSPLRLEERP; this is encoded by the coding sequence GTGGCCGACACGGCCTTTGTCGCGCCTGGTGCTGTTCTGGTCGGTCAGGTGCGTGTGGCGCAGCGGGCAAGCGTGTGGTTCGGTGCGGTGCTGCGCGGCGACATCGAAGCCATTTCCATTGGCGCGGGCAGCAACGTACAGGACGGCGCGGTGCTTCACACGGACGCCGGGTATCCCTGCGTGCTTGAAGAGAACGTGACTGTCGGGCACCGCGCCATCGTGCACGGTGCCCACCTCGCGCGCGGCAGCCTGGTCGGCATGAATGCCACCATGCTCACGGGCAGCTCGCTCGGTGAGGGCGCCGTGCTGGGTGCCGGAGCGCTCCTTGCCGGGGGGCAGCATGTGCCGCCCGGCATGCTGGCGCTGGGCGTGCCGGCCAAGGTGGTTCGCCCTGTGGAACAGACAGGGAACGCCGAGCGTTACGCGCAGCTTGCGCAGAGGTACCGCCGTGAACTGCAACCGGTTCCTGACGTGTCGACCCAGGAAATGGAAATGTCGCCGCTTCGCCTGGAGGAGCGCCCTTGA
- the ispH gene encoding 4-hydroxy-3-methylbut-2-enyl diphosphate reductase, whose product MVERVFLAKPRGFCAGVVMAIKAVEKAAQSEDRPVTVYHSIVHNHTVVERLEQRHGVHFVEDLESIEALPQASDTVVFSAHGVSPRVRARARELGLATIDATCPLVTKVHSEAKKYAREGYTILLIGDSASHQEVLGTRGEAPDATIIVGVLGKNGPGLHDPHTVQVPDPDKVVVLTQTTLSVDDTRRTVAILKERFPALVIPPSEDLCYATKNRQDAVKSIAPQVDAFLVLTSTHSSNGMRLLELAEQQCGRAYRLETVRDLSSIDLGDVRSLGITSAASTPDDLVQAVLQNFVALNPQLAVIEEGEWENIEFREPKKILPGAPIPKILQ is encoded by the coding sequence ATGGTTGAACGTGTCTTCCTCGCCAAACCGCGCGGCTTTTGCGCCGGGGTCGTGATGGCCATCAAAGCCGTCGAGAAAGCTGCACAGAGCGAGGACCGCCCCGTCACCGTCTATCACAGCATCGTGCACAACCACACCGTGGTCGAGCGCCTGGAACAGCGGCACGGCGTGCATTTCGTAGAGGACCTCGAAAGCATCGAGGCGCTTCCGCAGGCTTCGGACACCGTGGTCTTCAGTGCCCACGGTGTCAGTCCCCGCGTTCGTGCCCGCGCCCGCGAACTGGGCCTCGCGACCATCGACGCGACCTGCCCCCTCGTGACGAAAGTGCATTCCGAGGCCAAGAAGTACGCGCGTGAGGGCTACACCATCCTGCTGATCGGTGACAGCGCGTCCCACCAGGAAGTGCTCGGCACGCGCGGTGAGGCACCGGACGCGACCATCATCGTCGGCGTGCTGGGCAAGAACGGCCCTGGCCTGCACGATCCGCACACCGTTCAGGTCCCCGATCCCGACAAGGTGGTGGTCCTCACCCAGACCACCCTGAGCGTCGACGACACCCGCAGGACGGTGGCGATTCTCAAGGAACGCTTTCCGGCGCTGGTCATTCCACCCAGCGAGGACTTGTGTTACGCCACCAAGAACCGTCAGGACGCCGTCAAGAGCATTGCACCCCAGGTGGACGCCTTTCTGGTGCTGACCAGCACGCACTCCAGCAACGGCATGCGGCTGCTGGAACTCGCCGAGCAGCAATGCGGACGGGCGTACCGTCTGGAAACCGTGCGCGACCTCAGCAGCATCGACCTCGGTGACGTACGCTCACTGGGCATCACCAGTGCGGCCAGCACACCCGATGACCTCGTGCAGGCCGTCTTGCAGAACTTCGTGGCCCTGAATCCACAGCTTGCCGTGATCGAGGAAGGTGAGTGGGAGAACATCGAGTTTCGCGAACCCAAGAAAATACTGCCCGGCGCGCCCATCCCGAAGATCCTGCAGTGA